Part of the Candidatus Thiothrix putei genome, CTTTATTCTGCATGGGGCATCCAGCCAGATGAGGCAGTAGCAGGAGGTTTATCAATCACCCGCTCATCTGCACTCAAACCAGAAACCACTTCTACTTTGCCATCTTCTTGTTCAGCGCCCAGTCTAACCAAGCGTAATTCGGAGGTATTATCATTTTTTACCACTAGCACACTCGGAAGGCTGCGCCCTTTGAGCAATGCAGTTTTAGGGATCACCACAACTTTAGCATCACCGGCTTTACCCTCTGGCAAATAGACTTCGGCATACATGCCAGGAGCAGCTACCGAATCCACCGGCAAATCGAATTTAACCGTTACCGTATGGCGACTCGGATCAGCCACAGGATAAATTTGTGAAACCTTCACCATTATCGTGGTTTTACTGTCAATTTTAGCAGGAACCAACATTCCTTCGCTCAAATTACTCACCAAACCGGAAGGCACATCCGCCTGTAAGCGTTTGTACTTAACATAACCAAACTTAATTAACGGCTGACCGGGTTGTACCGTATCACCAGCCTCAACCATTTTTTCCAATACAATACCATCAAAAGGAGCAATGGATTTAGCATCACGCAAACCTGCATCAATTTCCTGCAACTGCGACATCGCCTGCTGTAAATTACTTTGTGCTTGCGAAACCCCCGTTGCACTACTCATCAGATCAGAATAACGCCCCATGTCAGAGTCATAATTACCCATCATAGAGTCAGCAAACGGCCGAACCATCGCCATATCAAACATAGCGGGTAATCCAAAACCCGGCATCGTACCAATATCTTTACTACGCGGAGAAATCATCTCGCGGGTATATTGTGCTTGAGCGTTTTGTAACGCCGCTTGTGCGATAGAAATTTGCGCAAATACCGCATTGCGTTTCGCCACCAATTGAGATTCATCAATACGAACAATCACATCACCTTGCTTAAAACTCGAACCTGCCTCGCCAGCAACTAATTTGACTGCCCCAGGAACTTGGGCAGACAATGTTACCTCTCTGTATGGGATAACCGTACTTCCCAATACAGAGCGAGACAATGAAGTGACAGTTTCTACACGCACGATCTCAGCCGCCTGCACTACAGCAGGTAGCCAGCCGATAATGCCAAGCACTAGCAGCAATCTCAGTGTATTTGTTCTTATACTCATCGGCGGTCAGGTTTCCTCAAAGCGGCATGATCTCAAAGGCACGCAAGAGGAATGTCCCGACTGCAACCAGTGCACTCGCTCCTCTCCATCCCCTCTCAACAATCTAGGCAGAACTATATCGTTTAAACTCCCTGAATTCCAGTCGCCCACCAATGAATATTAGCAATCTCTTATAAATATATACCAAAAACGCGCCTAAGCACACCAAAGCGTTTGTGCCGCAAAGAAAACTCGACTGCCATCAATGTCGCCCGCTCTTTAGGCAACTCATCCTTAAACTCACCACCCCGCACAGACAAAAAACGAAAACGCGGCTCACCTTCCAGTCCCTCTAATAAAGTCAGGGACACCGGTGTCGCCCCTTCAACATGGTCAACCAAGTTCCATGTCTGCCGCAGCAGCTTACCGTCTTCAAGTACGTAACGAACCCGCTGCAAACCACTACGCATTTGCCCCGAAGCACGCAATTGCCAGGCCACATCAGGATGACCACCGCGTGTAAACTCAAGCAACGCACCCAAATCTTCAGGCTTAACAATACTGCTATTAGCAAGACCAACATCCTGCCCAATCCCCCCGGCACTCTGCGGGCGCAACAAAGCCAGTTGACGCATATCCCGTTCGACAAACACCATCGCCCGCTGTAATTGCTGCAATTCAACTTGCGGCTGCTCAACCTGACGCCCCGCATCCAGCAACACATTAACAGACTGATACGCCAACGTAATCAGCAAGGAAAAAATAGCCAGCGAAATCATCAACTCAACCAAGGTAAAACCACGGATACGCCTCATTGCCCCTGACTCCGCATCTTTGGCTGGGGATTAGCCACATAAGCCACCTCAACCGCGAGAATTTGCTGTGCCTGCCCCTCACGAAACACACTAACTTTCACTTTACGTAAATCAGGGTCAGGCGTCGCTAAAATTTCCTGCTGCCATTGCCAAGCCCCCTCCCCCATTTCAGCTACCCCCTCAGACTTACCTGTTGCAGGAAAGCCTTTGCCTGTTTGCACCGCCGCAATTTGATTAAAAGCCACCCAACGTGCCAACGTAGTGTCTTTCATACGGTTATAGCTAGCAAAATCACCGCTACTGGTTTCCACACTGACCGAGATCACCAACCCCAGTAACAGCAACGCAAACATGATTTCGATTAAGTTAAAACCTTGCTGGCGCATTTCAACCAGCCTCCGTGGCTAAATCCACTAAGCGACCTACATTATCGAACTGAACAACACCCTCTCGCTGCGCGTTATCCCGCAAATGCCATTCAAACGGCATCATCTCACCCGTCGGCAAAATAAAAACCTGTGGGCGGATTTTGTCATTATCCGGCAAGCTAACCGCTTGCCCTTGCAGATACAGCACCTGCTCATAACTCCCTCGCCAAGTGTAGGCTTGCAACAAACCATCTTTATCAATCGGTTCCCATTGAAGCTGGTCGTTCTGGGCAAAAAAAGCATAGCCATTTTCCCCAAAACCCAATGCCAATGCCTGTGAACGCACAATACTTTCATCTTGAGCCATTTGCACACGCTCACGCAAACGCGTCACTTCTTCATTCAGCGGATCAGACACCGACAAATTCAACATCGAACCCGCTAACGCATATAAAATGCCGATCACCATAATAACGATCATCATTTCCAGCAGGGAAAATCCCTGCTGGCGGGTTTGCCTGCACTTATAACTGCCAGCTACCCACATCATCTTCTGTACCTTCACGTTTATCCGGCCCAATACTATAAACGTCGATTTCACCGCCACGAGTGCCCGGATTCAGGTAACGGTAGTCATTACCCCAAGGGTCTTTAGGCAAATCTTTCATGTACTGACGCCAACGCGGTGCATTACCCGGATTCGTCACCAACGCACCCAACGCGCCAGATGGTGGGAAAACACCATTATCCGCACGGTACATTTCCAGTTTAATTTTCAAATCACCGACTTCTTTTTTTGCTTTCAGGTTTTGTGCATCCCCCATAACATTCAGGTTACTGAACACCAATCCCAACAAAATGCCGATGATCACAATCACGATCATCAACTCCGTTAAGGAAAAACCTACCTGACTTGGCTTACCCCGCCCCGCCTTACTGATACTCATGCCCTTTAGTCCTCATAAACAAGATTTCGTAGTTGCGATTCTGGCATACTGTTTACCATGTTGCACACTTTAGACATCAGTAAACCCACCCGACAATGCGTCAACACCTGCATTATTGCCATCATTTTCACGGTGTTGCTGCCATTATTACAGTTTTTTCATGACGAATTACTGTACCACCGCCATTGGATTGTCGCCGGAGAATACTGGCGTATCTGGTCAGGTAGCTTAGTGCACACTAATTTTTGGCATTTAGCGCTCAATCTTGCAGGCTTATGGCTATTGGCTTTTATTGCACCACTGCCATTCAGCAAAAGTATTCAGCTTATACAGATCGCTTTTTTAACGAGCTGTGTAGGAGCAGGTTTGTGGTGGCTCAACCCCGAATGGGTTTGGTATGCAGGCTTTTCGGGTACGCTTTACGGTCTATTCATGCTCGGCGGCATTCACCTACTGCAACAACGAGACTGGCTGATGGCAGCTCTCATCCTGCTTGGCTTAGGTGGCAAAACTGTGTGGGACTGGTGGTCAGGGGGAGAATCAGCCTCTGCCAGCCTAATCGAAGCACCTGTTATTTACGCTGCTCACCTTTATGGCATGGCAGGCAGTCTATTGCTGAGCATACCAACATTACTTAGCAACCTAAGCAAACGATGAATTACGCACAGCAACTGTGGCAAACATTAAGCCATAGCCTTACCCCTTATTGTGCCTTTTGCTGTGAGCAACGTCTTCCTAACTACCCACTCTGCGAACACTGCCATGCGGATTTGCCCTGGCTATTACCGGAACAGAACGTGCCCTTACCCGGCTGCATTAACAGTCTCAGTGCATTTGCTTACCAACCACCGATTAGCAACCTGTTACTCGGCATCAAATTTGGTAAGAATCTGCGCGAAATCGCCACGCTAGGTGAATTAACCGCCACAGGCATTTTGGCACAATTAACAACAAGTCCCGAGGCCATTCTCCCCGTACCATTGCACACAGCAAGACTACACAAACGCGGTTTTAATCAAGCCCTAGAACTCGCTCGCCCGTTAGCCAAGCAACTGAATATCCCACTGTTGAATCACGCGATTACACGCAGCAAATTCACCTTACCCCAAACAGAACTGGACTCCAGCCAACGTCAACGCAATGTACACGCGGCCTTCCAGTTACAATCGCCACTCACCTACCGACACATTGCCATTTTCGATGACGTCATCACCACAGGCTCAACTGCCCGCGAACTGGCCTCTTTATTGCTGGCACAGGGTATTGAACAGGTTGACATCTGGTCATGCGCCCGTGCCATCTTACGGCAAAAGCATGAACTCACGCCCCAAATCGACTACCATTAACATTAACCAAGATAAACGGAAACCAATACCCATGATTCGCAGCATGACGGCTTTTTCTCACCGCGAACTGACTATTGAGCACGGCACGCTCCAATGGGAAGCCCGCACAGTCAACCACCGCTACCTCGACATCAGTTTACGTCTGCCAGAAGAGTTTCGCAGTCAAGAAAACAGTTTCCGGGACATTATCCAAGGCAGTCTCAAACGTGGCAAATTTGAAGCCAGCCTACGCTTTACCCCGACAACTGGAAATACCAGCGAAATCCACATCAACGAACCACTCGCTCGCGCCCTGATTATTGCCTGCCGCCAGTTAGAAACCATCACTAACAACCCCGAACCCCTCAAAGCAGTAGACATATTGCGCTGGCCTGGCGTTACTCAAGACGCCACCCCGGACAAAGACGTCCTCACAGCTCATGCTAAAGCCTTGCTGCAAGACACCTTAGATGACTTGCTGGAAATGCGTGAACGTGAAGGCAAACGCCTCGCCGATTTCATTTACCAGCGTCTCGACCAAATTGCTGAGATTACCGTGCGTATCCGCAAGCACCGCCCCAGCATCATCTCAGCCCAACGTGAAAAAATCCTCAGTCGCATTGAAGAACTCAAAATATCACCGGATTACAACCGAATCGAACAAGAACTCGTCATCCTTGCCCAACGACTAGACGTAGAGGAGGAACTCGACCGTCTTATGGCGCATTTGGACGAAATCAACGCCGTACTAGAACGCGATGAGCCAGTCGGGCGACGCCTAGATTTCCTAATGCAAGAACTTAACCGAGAGGCTAACACCCTTTCCTCAAAGTCCAACGATTCCGACACGACTCAAGCGGCAGTTGACCTCAAAGTCATGATCGAACAAATGCGCGAGCAAGTACAAAATATCGAGTAAGGCCAAAAAATACATAAAAAAACCTCTTGAATCCCGATGCCGCACCTCCATATTCGCGTTAAGTTAATGAAACCATTCACAATGGAGGTTAAACCATGAACATGACACGTTATGAACCTTGGTCAGTATTAAACCAATTGCAACGCGAAATGGACAGCCTGCTGCGTCGTGATTCAGACACCACCAGCCCAGTCAGCGACTGGACACCAGCGGTAGACATTCGTGAAACGGCAGATGCCTGGTTAATCCACACCGATATTCCGGGTGTTAAAGTGGAAGACATTGAAATACACATGGAAAATGGCGTATTGTCCATCAGCGGTAAACGTGAACTGGATAACACGGAAGAAAAAGAAGGTTACAAGCGCGTTGAGCGGGTGCGAGGGCGCTTTCATCGCCGCTTCAGCCTGCCGGATACGGCTAACGGTGATAAAATCACGGCCAAGTGCAACAATGGGGTGCTGGATATTACCATTCCCAAACAAGAAAAGGTTTTGCCCCGCAAAATTGAGGTACAAATCGAATCTTAATAGGCTCAGATAAAGACATACTTCGTCAGAAAACGCCGCCTATGCGGCGTTTTTTGTCGTAGACTCTGCGACAGAGGTATTAGATGGAATACAAAGACTATTACAAAACTTTAGGCGTTGAACGCAATGCGGATCAGGATAGCATCAAAAAAGCGTTCCGGCGCATGGCAGCTAAATATCACCCTGATCGCAATCAGGACAAGGGCGCGGAAGCACGCTTCAAAGAAATTAATGAAGCTAACGAAGTCTTGAGTGACCCAAGCAAACGCGCCCGTTATGACCAACTGGGCGCAGATTGGCGTGCGGGTCAGAATTTCAAACCGCCACCCAACTGGGGCAATAGCTCTCAGTTTGATGCCTCGTTTTTTGAAGACATTGCCCGGCGCGGATTCAACCATCAACAATCCGCCTCTGGATTCAGTGATTTTTTTGAAGGTTTATTTGGTGGTTCCCGACGCCCGGCCAATGGCACTGCCAACACCTCTCATGCTGCACAGTCTGCTTCTACTTTAGAAATTGATATAGAAGACATCTACCGGGGACTAAAAACCATTCGGCTACCAACGGGAGACAACGTACAAATACGCATTCCCCCAGATATATCGGATGACAAAAGAATCCGTATTCCCGGTAAAGGCTCACATGGCTCGGATGTTTACCTGAAAGTAAGGCTTAAGGAGCACCCCCTGTATCGACGCGAAGGTAGCCACATCTACCTCGACTTACCCATTACTCCTTGGGAAGCCGCGCTAGGAGAGACCATCACCGTAAAAACCCTAGCAGGCAAAATCAGTCTAAAAATCCCCCCCGGCTCCCAATCAGGCAGAAAAATGCGCTTAAAGGGACGTGGCATTGCAGGGCAGGAAACAGGGGACTTGTATATCGTACTGCAAGTTCATACACCTCCTGCTGATACAGCAGAGCAAAAAGAGTATTATGCCAAAATGAAAACGCTGTTCACGTGGAACCCCCGACAGCACATAAGTTGACAAGGAACCTTATCCACGGATAACTGTCTGAAAACATTGAACACCCCATACCGAGAACAGTAGAATATGGTTATGCTTCCCATCACACGCAAGATAGTTTTATTAGCAGCGTTTGTATTGCCCATTGCCTCGCCCAATGCTGTCTTTGCTGCATTGCCAACAGAAATCAATGGGCAAGCACTTCCTTCTCTGGCAACGATGTTAGAGAAAATTACACCTGCTGTTGTCAATATTGCCACGGAAGGACGCCAGCCAATTAATGACTCGCTACTCAATGACCCCTTTTTCAAGCGTTTTTTTGGCGATGCCCCGCCCGGCGAACGGCGGATTAATGGTACTGGCTCAGGGGTCATTATTCATGCTCAACGTGGGCACATTTTAACAAATTCTCATGTTATCGAGAATGCTGATGCTATCCACATTACCTTAAAAGACGGGCGCAAGTATTTGGCAGAAGTCGTTGGTATCGACCCCCGTGCTGATTTAGCGGTATTACAAATCCCGGCAGAACGCTTAACTGACATGCGTTTTGGTGATTCAGATCGTTTGCGCGTCGGGGACTTCGTAGTCGCGATAGGCAACCCTTACAGCATTGGTCAAACAGTAACATCCGGCATTATTAGTGCGCTACACCGTAATCCCGGCATCAGTGAATACGAGAATTTTATTCAAACTGACGCCCCCATCAACTTAGGTAACTCAGGTGGTCCTCTCGTTAATTTAAATGGCGAGTTGATCGGTATAAATACAGCAATACTGGGGGATCAAGGCGGTGGTAATTTAGGTATTGGCTTTGCTGTCCCCATCAACACTGCTGCGGGTGTTATCACACAGATTATCCAGTACGGAAGTGTTGAACGTGGTCAACTAGGCGTCGAAGTACAAGATATTGATGCCGAAATGGCACGTAACTTTGGCATGAAACCCAATGAGGGGGCGATTATCAACCAAATTCTCCCCGGGTCTCCTGCTGAAAAAGCCGGTATTGAGGCAGGTGACATCATCACACGGTTAAACAGTAGAAATGTTCAAAGCGCTGTTGATGTTAAAAACATCATAGGTGATTTACGGGTAGGCTCAGAAGTACATATGACATTGTTGCGGGGAGGGCGTCCTAGGAACATAACTGTCATCATTGCCCCGTCAACGCTGGAAAGATCAGCAATCCCAAGGCACACTGAGAATCTTCAGAGCGCCGCTAATAAGCCGTTCTGGGAGAAAGGTTTACGCTAAACTATATAACTTGGCAGCTCCCAAAAGAGAGCAGGCTTATCATATAAGACGCCAAGACCATTAAAGTATTTTATTTTTACAATACTTAGAAATGCGTTACTATTCGAAACAGATACTTCAAAAATATTTTTGATTTTATGAAAAGTTTCCGTGAAGTATCAAGAAATACACTAGGTGATGCTTAAGCCCGGCATCAGTATTTCTTGTTTACGGACACAGGTTTGGTGTCCCCAATCCAGACCTGTTCGTTAAACCCCGGCTTTTTAGACCCCCTGTTTGGCCGGGGTTCCTTTTTCCTACAGGAAGAAGGATACCCTTAACGAAATGAACTCTTCCTGAATAAGCACCGTTAAATATCCTTGCCCAACCATTTATCCAGAATACCCCAGCATTCGTCCAGCCCTTGCTTGTTAAGTGCAGAAAATGTTTGTACTGAAGCTATGCCGTAATCAGCCAAAGCCTTGCGTACTTGTAACAGCACATTCATCCCCGCACCGCGAGTTAATTTATCTGACTTATTCAGCAACACATGCACCGGCAACATTCTGTTGCGTGCCCAACGCAACATCGCCTGATCGTAATCCGTCATTGGATGTCGAATATCCATCACCAACACCATTCCGCGTAAGGTATTCCGCTGCGTCAAATACGACTCGATGAATTTCTGCCATTCCAACTTAACCACTTCCGGTACTTTTGCATAACCGTAACCGGGCAAATCCACCAAAAAATGGGTATCCGGTAACTGAAAAAAGTTAATTAACTGGGTTCTACCTGGCGTTTTACTGGTTCTCGCCAATGACTTCTGCGAGCATACCCGATTGATTACACTTGATTTTCCCGCATTGGAACGCCCAGCAAAAGCAATCTCCAAACCACTTTCTGCTGGCAGGGTCTTACGAGTGGTCGCACTTTGTAGAAAAGTTGCTTGTTGGTAATAGTGATTCATAATGTTAGCGTTCTCTAATATTTTTTGCGGAATACAAGCAGAATATGTTGTACAATCCATTCGTTTTTTTCAGAATACCTTTCCCGTTACCGCGAAAGGGTGACACTGGAAAAGCTGTAGAGCGTGTGGATTATGGTATGCCTGCGTCAGGGTGGGTGCAGATTAAGATGCACTTGGTATGATTGCAAGTAATTGCCGCAACCGCGAGAAGACGGTTAGGCAACGCATCACATTCAGTGAACATGGGGAGTCACCGAGTGTCATGCAAAAATATGACAGATTTTGTAGATATTAGGAGCACTTCGATTATGAAAAAAGTACTCATGCTTGTACTGAGTGGCTTAGCTGTTAGCATCGCTGCCTCTGCTTCGGCAGAAGGTGGCAATGCTGAAGCGGGCAAAACCAAATCCGCGACTTGTGCAGCCTGCCACGGTGCAGACGGCAACAGCGTTAACCCTGAATGGCCCAAATTGGCAGGTCAACACCCAAGCTATATCTTGAAGCAGTTAATGAATTTCAAGAATGATGAGCGTGTTAACCCATCCATGACCCCAATGGCTAAACCATTGAGCGATGCAGACATGGCTGACCTGGCGGCTTACTTCTCCTCTCAAGTAGCAAAAGCAGGCGAAGCAGACCAAACCAAAGTCGCGTTAGGTGAGCAGATTTACAAAGGTGGCAACAATGCCACTGGCGTTGCTGCTTGCGCCGCTTGCCACGGCCCTAACGGGGCAGGCAACCCTGCTGCTAATTTCCCGGCAATCAGCGGTCAACATGTCGCTTACACCAAGCTTCAATTAAATGCTTTCCGCAAAGGTGAACGTGCTAATGATGCTGGCAAAATGATGCGCAACATCGCCGCAGGCATGACTGATGCTGAAATCGAAGCCGTTGCTGAGTATATTGCTGGCTTACAGAAGTGATATTACCATTCGGTAATGCTTTGCTGTAAAACGGGGGGTGGCTTTTGCCACCCTTTGTTGTTTTAATGCATTCACTTTGTCAAGACGATTTTGTGGTATGAGAAACTCGCCAAGCTCCAGTACACGCCTGATCAATTTTTTAGGTTCGATGAATTTAGCCATCAGCTTGTTGGTGGTGGTCGCCATTGCTTCCATCATTGGCACAGTGCTGCAACAGAACCAACCCTACACCAGCTACCAAATCAAATTTGGCCCCTTCTGGTTTGATTTGTTCAAATCATTAGAGCTGTATGATGTGTATTCAGCCTTGTGGTTCTTGGCTATCTTGGCGTTTTTGGTGGTGTCGATTGCCACCTGTGTAGGGCGTAATACCCCCGGTATTATCCGCGAACTACGCCATTTTCGTGAAAATGTGCAGGAAAAATCCCTGCGTGCCATGAAACATCAAGCCGCCATCAACAGCGTGCAAGATGCTACTGTTACACAAGCGTTGGCAACCCGAATTCTACACGCTCAAGGCTTCAAAACCCGTCAAAAAGTGGCTGAAGATCATACCGTTGTAGCAGGTATGAAAGGCAGCGCTAACCATTGGGGTTACTGGCTGACACACCTTGGCATGATTGTTATCTTCCTCGGCGGATTGATGGATAGTCGCCTTCCCATCATGATTGCTGAATGGCAAGGCAATCTGAAACCCGAAACCCGCAATATTCCTGCATCGGAAGTCCCCGCTATTAGCCAATTATCGGACAGCAGTTTTTCTTACCGTGGCTCCGTCGACATACCAGAAGGCAGCCGTGCGAATATTATTTTCCAACCGGTACGTGACGGCTACTTGGTACAGCACTTGCCGTTTGAAGTCGAAGTTAAAGAATTTCGTGTCGAACACTACTCCACCGGGCAGCCCAAATCGTTTGAAAGTGACATTGTGATTCACGACAAAACGCTTGATGCACCGTTGGAAACCACTATTTCCGTGAATCACCCCTTGATTCACAACGGCGTGGCAATCTACCAAGCAAACTTTGGTGATGGCGGTTCGGAACTCAAACTGCGCCTGCATTCACTCAGCAACCGCTATGCCTCGCAAGACGTTGATGGCAAAGTCTTCCGCGACTACACCTTAACCAGCTCCGACCAGCAATATAAACTGGAAATTAATGACTTCCGCCTGTTTAATATCAATGACATGGAAGACAGCAGTGGCAAGATCGAAAAGAAAAATGTTGGCCCCAGTGTTACCTTCAAATTACGTGATGCCACCGGACAAGCGCTCGAATACCAAAACTACATGAACCCCTTGAGTATCAAAGGGCAAAACTATTTCATCAGCGGGGTACGCACCACGCCGAATGAGCCTTTCCGTTATTTGCACATTCCCGTTGACACCAAAGGCAGCATGGAACGCTTTATGCGGTTTTTGTCCAATATACAAAATACCGAATTGGTGAAACAATCCGCGCTCCAGACCACCCGTAACTCCATGCAACAAACCACGGTTGCTGATCCGGCGGTCGAAGCACAAATCGTGGAGTCGATGCAGCGCTTAACCGAACAGTTTGCGACCAAAGGTTCAGAAGGCATCATGGCTGAAATTGCGGCAAAGTTTCCGCAAGATAAGCAAGAAAGCGCCGCCGAAGCTTTCATGAAAGTGCTGAATGCCGCCTTGCGTGAGGTCTATAAAGAGACGCTCAAGCAAGAAGGCATGACCGCTGAACCGACGGAGGCTGACTGGTTATTCTTCGATGATAGCTTACTTGCGATTGATAAATTGCCTGCTTACGGGTCGCCTTGGCTGATCCACATGGACAGCTTTAAACAGATTGAAGCGTCTGGTCTACAAATCACGCGCTCGCCCGGCAAAGATGTGGTTTATTTCGGCAGTCTCATGTTAACAATAGGGGTATTTCTCCTGTTTTACGTGGCGCATCGTAGAATATGGGTATGGATTAAACCGCTGGACAATAATCAAGCGGAAATCGTCCTGGCAGGTAGTAGTAACCGCAATCAGCCAGAATTTGAGCGTTATTTCCAACAGTTGCAGGGCCTGTTCCAGCAAGTGATGAAACAAGAGGTGAAACATGTCGACTCCCCAACAAACCATTGACTCGCTCATTGATCAACCCAGCCTATTCCAGCAACTGCGTTTGTCGGATTGGCTGTGGGCAGCATTAGTCATTGCTGCCAGCGCATGGGTATTCTTTCAATACGGTAGCGTAATGGATGAATACGAAATCGGGATTCTTGCACTGACTGCACCTTCATGGATTGCCTTGGGTTGGTATTGGAAAGCCTTCCGCCCCTATACCATCGCCGTCGCGCTTTTGAGCTTGTTGGGCATTTGGTTGTATGGCGGCAATTACGCCAATGCTGAACAAGTGTTCGGGCTGAAATTTTTAGTCTCCAGCCAATCTGCCGTAATGTGGATGAGCGCTTTATTTGTACTGGCAACGGTGACTTATTTCGCGGGTTTATTCACAAACAATGCATTCACCTTGAAAACCGGTTCAGCCATGACATGGGTTGCCTTGGTAATGGGTTTCACCGGGTTAATGGTACGCTGGTATGAATCTTATCTGATTGACCCTGAATTTGGTCACATTCCCGTTAGCAACCTGTACGAAGTTTTCATTCTATTCTG contains:
- a CDS encoding efflux RND transporter periplasmic adaptor subunit; the encoded protein is MSIRTNTLRLLLVLGIIGWLPAVVQAAEIVRVETVTSLSRSVLGSTVIPYREVTLSAQVPGAVKLVAGEAGSSFKQGDVIVRIDESQLVAKRNAVFAQISIAQAALQNAQAQYTREMISPRSKDIGTMPGFGLPAMFDMAMVRPFADSMMGNYDSDMGRYSDLMSSATGVSQAQSNLQQAMSQLQEIDAGLRDAKSIAPFDGIVLEKMVEAGDTVQPGQPLIKFGYVKYKRLQADVPSGLVSNLSEGMLVPAKIDSKTTIMVKVSQIYPVADPSRHTVTVKFDLPVDSVAAPGMYAEVYLPEGKAGDAKVVVIPKTALLKGRSLPSVLVVKNDNTSELRLVRLGAEQEDGKVEVVSGLSADERVIDKPPATASSGWMPHAE
- the gspJ gene encoding type II secretion system minor pseudopilin GspJ, producing MRRIRGFTLVELMISLAIFSLLITLAYQSVNVLLDAGRQVEQPQVELQQLQRAMVFVERDMRQLALLRPQSAGGIGQDVGLANSSIVKPEDLGALLEFTRGGHPDVAWQLRASGQMRSGLQRVRYVLEDGKLLRQTWNLVDHVEGATPVSLTLLEGLEGEPRFRFLSVRGGEFKDELPKERATLMAVEFSLRHKRFGVLRRVFGIYL
- the gspI gene encoding type II secretion system minor pseudopilin GspI, with amino-acid sequence MRQQGFNLIEIMFALLLLGLVISVSVETSSGDFASYNRMKDTTLARWVAFNQIAAVQTGKGFPATGKSEGVAEMGEGAWQWQQEILATPDPDLRKVKVSVFREGQAQQILAVEVAYVANPQPKMRSQGQ
- a CDS encoding GspH/FimT family pseudopilin, with product MMWVAGSYKCRQTRQQGFSLLEMMIVIMVIGILYALAGSMLNLSVSDPLNEEVTRLRERVQMAQDESIVRSQALALGFGENGYAFFAQNDQLQWEPIDKDGLLQAYTWRGSYEQVLYLQGQAVSLPDNDKIRPQVFILPTGEMMPFEWHLRDNAQREGVVQFDNVGRLVDLATEAG
- the gspG gene encoding type II secretion system major pseudopilin GspG — encoded protein: MSISKAGRGKPSQVGFSLTELMIVIVIIGILLGLVFSNLNVMGDAQNLKAKKEVGDLKIKLEMYRADNGVFPPSGALGALVTNPGNAPRWRQYMKDLPKDPWGNDYRYLNPGTRGGEIDVYSIGPDKREGTEDDVGSWQL
- the rrtA gene encoding rhombosortase, encoding MLHTLDISKPTRQCVNTCIIAIIFTVLLPLLQFFHDELLYHRHWIVAGEYWRIWSGSLVHTNFWHLALNLAGLWLLAFIAPLPFSKSIQLIQIAFLTSCVGAGLWWLNPEWVWYAGFSGTLYGLFMLGGIHLLQQRDWLMAALILLGLGGKTVWDWWSGGESASASLIEAPVIYAAHLYGMAGSLLLSIPTLLSNLSKR
- a CDS encoding ComF family protein, translated to MNYAQQLWQTLSHSLTPYCAFCCEQRLPNYPLCEHCHADLPWLLPEQNVPLPGCINSLSAFAYQPPISNLLLGIKFGKNLREIATLGELTATGILAQLTTSPEAILPVPLHTARLHKRGFNQALELARPLAKQLNIPLLNHAITRSKFTLPQTELDSSQRQRNVHAAFQLQSPLTYRHIAIFDDVITTGSTARELASLLLAQGIEQVDIWSCARAILRQKHELTPQIDYH
- a CDS encoding YicC family protein produces the protein MIRSMTAFSHRELTIEHGTLQWEARTVNHRYLDISLRLPEEFRSQENSFRDIIQGSLKRGKFEASLRFTPTTGNTSEIHINEPLARALIIACRQLETITNNPEPLKAVDILRWPGVTQDATPDKDVLTAHAKALLQDTLDDLLEMREREGKRLADFIYQRLDQIAEITVRIRKHRPSIISAQREKILSRIEELKISPDYNRIEQELVILAQRLDVEEELDRLMAHLDEINAVLERDEPVGRRLDFLMQELNREANTLSSKSNDSDTTQAAVDLKVMIEQMREQVQNIE
- a CDS encoding Hsp20/alpha crystallin family protein; translated protein: MNMTRYEPWSVLNQLQREMDSLLRRDSDTTSPVSDWTPAVDIRETADAWLIHTDIPGVKVEDIEIHMENGVLSISGKRELDNTEEKEGYKRVERVRGRFHRRFSLPDTANGDKITAKCNNGVLDITIPKQEKVLPRKIEVQIES
- a CDS encoding DnaJ C-terminal domain-containing protein, producing MEYKDYYKTLGVERNADQDSIKKAFRRMAAKYHPDRNQDKGAEARFKEINEANEVLSDPSKRARYDQLGADWRAGQNFKPPPNWGNSSQFDASFFEDIARRGFNHQQSASGFSDFFEGLFGGSRRPANGTANTSHAAQSASTLEIDIEDIYRGLKTIRLPTGDNVQIRIPPDISDDKRIRIPGKGSHGSDVYLKVRLKEHPLYRREGSHIYLDLPITPWEAALGETITVKTLAGKISLKIPPGSQSGRKMRLKGRGIAGQETGDLYIVLQVHTPPADTAEQKEYYAKMKTLFTWNPRQHIS
- a CDS encoding Do family serine endopeptidase, with protein sequence MLPITRKIVLLAAFVLPIASPNAVFAALPTEINGQALPSLATMLEKITPAVVNIATEGRQPINDSLLNDPFFKRFFGDAPPGERRINGTGSGVIIHAQRGHILTNSHVIENADAIHITLKDGRKYLAEVVGIDPRADLAVLQIPAERLTDMRFGDSDRLRVGDFVVAIGNPYSIGQTVTSGIISALHRNPGISEYENFIQTDAPINLGNSGGPLVNLNGELIGINTAILGDQGGGNLGIGFAVPINTAAGVITQIIQYGSVERGQLGVEVQDIDAEMARNFGMKPNEGAIINQILPGSPAEKAGIEAGDIITRLNSRNVQSAVDVKNIIGDLRVGSEVHMTLLRGGRPRNITVIIAPSTLERSAIPRHTENLQSAANKPFWEKGLR